A region of Primulina huaijiensis isolate GDHJ02 unplaced genomic scaffold, ASM1229523v2 scaffold23605, whole genome shotgun sequence DNA encodes the following proteins:
- the LOC140967161 gene encoding probable plastid-lipid-associated protein 10, chloroplastic produces MDGPLYPLVLPLSATPSHPPLLLSCPRNLYLAFHLPRQTRLQSLLCLASSSIPSGIKESAIELEDRKFELLRAVADTKRGLLATTHQRSSIEEAGSINVEILDAGKPLDLRILDGTWRLQYTSAPDVLILLQSAATLPFFEVDQIFQKFECGDKSGHCIVRNVVKWSIPRLLEEQEGATLVVSAKFSVISSRNIYLEFEEISIQNVNISEELQALIAPSILPRSFLSLQILQFIRSFKAQFPVRNLQRRSVGGIYYLSYLDSNMLLGRAVGGGGVFIFTRAQSLIDLI; encoded by the exons ATGGACGGACCATTGTATCCGCTGGTGTTGCCACTCTCAGCTACTCCGTCTCATCCTCCACTGCTCCTTTCTTGCCCAAGAAATCTTTATCTAGCTTTTCATCTTCCGCGTCAAACTCGATTGCAATCTTTACTATGCCTCGCCTCCTCTTCTATCCCCTCCGGTATAAAG GAATCGGCGATTGAATTGGAAGATAGAAAATTTGAGCTGCTCAGAGCTGTTGCCGACACCAAACGCGGCCTACTCGCTACGACCCATCAACGCTCTTCCATCGAAGAGGCNggctct ATAAATGTTGAAATTTTGGACGCTGGGAAACCACTTGACCTCCGCATTTTGGATGGAACGTGGCGCTTGCAGTATACATCTGCCCCTGATGTCCTCATTCTCCTACAGTCTGCTGCAACTCTTCCTTTCTTTGAG GttgatcaaatttttcaaaagtttGAGTGCGGAGATAAATCTGGCCATTGCATTGTCCGCAATGTTGTCAAGTGGAGCATCCCCAGATTGCTGGAG GAACAGGAAGGTGCAACATTGGTCGTGTCTGCAAAATTTTCAGTTATTTCTTCACGTAACATCTACCTCGAGTTCGAAGAG ATATCCATTCAGAATGTAAATATCAGTGAAGAGTTGCAAGCTTTAATTGCTCCGTCAATTCTACCGAGGTCATTTTTGAGTTTACAG ATCTTGCAGTTCATTAGATCATTCAAAGCTCAATTTCCTGTGAGAAATTTACAGAG GCGATCAGTTGGCGGGATTTACTACCTTTCATACCTGGATAGTAATATGCTTTTGGGTCGTGCAGTTGGAGGTGGTGGAGTTTTTATTTTCACAAGGGCTCAATCCTTGATCGATCTGATATAA
- the LOC140967169 gene encoding uncharacterized protein: MKNRSHRLSTSEAHEDWGDGSWTVDCVCGVNFDDGEEMVNCDECGVWVHTRCSRYVKSEKSFACDKCKSRKHDSTGVGDDSEETEVAEFLVELPTKTLRMSNPNPASASSRKPARLWTDIPMEERVHVQGIPGGDPGLFSGIKMLSIYGPELWKATGYVPKNFNFQYSEFPCSSNGEVEEKKEDFVKKRTEGDAHQGDDDAGVLFSLANEGGNILAAPKVDTVGIKSPEGGGCYEKVVSRQRKKSDYENPDFVCSEDNLIDKRSVQPILLNCGKRKKETSGASKDQNVKKKARSNEKGGGAMKRLVHASKEDGRLQVNNGIECGRDVLADQQSYGLGECATNLATNGRGLDASLGTDVSSDGISKKGNKEDHIAVRSVSLSDSGNKGSNLNSEGPPLKEEGQGILQSCQDIGGGTGAGISSHDKDSLVGELTLAGPNAKESKNGQDSNIEEASSYPNKKLKAEVDVDDFGSLPLDHVKLNTAKPDSQRPESSDYVFSENCRVIISPGSEAVGHRADAGNKIPDVAIITKTDQSDDSLCNPYQSKREPTGSEASMGARKRSSERAHTSEVAREMLKSIKEVTTNSTPYQSKVAVSVGKSTTSVSTLSKFSDNHLTPTAQNHTIDSKKKDLSESTAETTKDNSANDLERDAGKCGRPRKFVKESSRLNPPSETSQLTKLSQTLDSKKISSDSKEFTTHSSSKVPLISKVKAAPGSVECAHTPHGDGATNLQSKAAGSFVPGKADKFYHSGSHPSSRGNVASVAAPSSSNVPAALSDEELAFLLHQELNSSPRVPRVPRMRHAGSLPQLASPTATSMLMKRTSSSGWKDHGMSSRRKVKDFSRDGSHHSQERDNEAKKMDRKPSSPESRRRDTGCSLDRLSRRDINGGSDKGVHSMKMRKVSSSLSSSSDAHGHDLSSSHPSSRNSSDDDPRMLGHPTNRTLPGLIAEIMSEGKRMTYEELCNAVLPHWPHLRKHNGERYAYSSHSQAVLDCLRNRSEWARLVDRGPKTSGSRKRRKLDTDSVSVESEDNEDSRSKDAGSRSFESQQEEFPKGKRKARTRGRLALAGRGIVRGRQRADVVSDDESESFSNSSEDSVSSEEEIQGGGTPVVGNEASASSEEVQ; the protein is encoded by the exons ATGAAAAATCGTTCGCATAGGCTTTCCACATCGGAAGCACATGAGGACTGGGGTGACGGATCATGGACAGTTGACTGCGTGTGCGGTGTGAATTTCGATGATGGTGAAGAGATGGTGAATTGCGATGAGTGCGGGGTGTGGGTTCACACACGATGCTCACGCTATGTCAAAAGTGAAAAATCTTTTGCTTGTGATAAGTGCAAGAGCAGGAAACATGACAGTACTGGTGTTGGAGATGATAGCGAGGAGACTGAGGTTGCCGAATTTCTTGTCGAGTTGCCTACCAAAACGTTGAGGATGAGCAACCCAAACCCAGCAAGTGCTTCCTCACGTAAGCCAGCTAGGCTCTGGACTGATATACCTATGGAGGAGAGGGTTCACGTGCAAGGGATACCTGGTGGAGATCCTGGATTGTTTTCTGGGATTAAAATGTTGTCTATTTATGGTCCTGAGTTGTGGAAGGCTACTGGATATGTGCctaaaaactttaattttcagTATTCCGAATTCCCTTGCTCTAGTAATGGTGAGGTAGAGGAAAAGAAAGAAGATTTCGTTAAAAAGAGAACTGAAGGAGATGCCCATCagggtgatgatgatgctgGGGTTTTATTCTCTTTGGCAAATGAGGGGGGAAATATTTTGGCTGCTCCAAAAGTGGATACTGTTGGTATAAAAAGCCCTGAAGGAGGTGGCTGTTATGAGAAAGTGGTTTCAAGACAGAGGAAAAAATCGGATTATGAAAATCCTGATTTTGTCTGCTCTGAGgataatttgattgataaaaGATCAGTGCAGCCTATTTTATTAAACTGTGGCAAGCGCAAGAAAGAGACATCTGGTGCTTCAAAGGATCAAAATGTGAAGAAAAAGGCAAGGAGCAATGAGAAAGGGGGAGGTGCTATGAAGCGACTTGTTCATGCTTCTAAAGAGG ATGGTAGGCTTCAGGTCAACAATGGCATAGAGTGTGGCAGAGATGTTCTTGCTGATCAACAATCTTATGGTCTTGGTGAATGTGCTACGAACTTAGCGACTAATGGGCGTGGTCTAGATGCTTCCCTTGGGACTGATGTTTCAAGTGATGGGATATCAAAGAAAGGGAACAAAGAAGATCACATTGCCGTGAGGTCAGTGAGTTTATCTGACTCTGGTAATAAAGGTTCAAACCTCAATTCTGAGGGGCCACCCTTGAAAGAAGAG gGTCAAGGTATTCTTCAGAGTTGTCAGGATATTGGAGGAGGAACGGGAGCTGGAATTAGCTCACATGACAAGGATTCATTGGTTGGAGAATTGACACTTGCTGGTCCAAATGCTAAAGAGAGTAAAAATGGCCAAGATTCGAACATTGAGGAGGCCAGCTCATACCCTAATAAGAAATTGAAAGCAGAGGTAGATGTTGATGATTTTGGCTCATTACCTTTGGATCATGTGAAGTTGAACACTGCAAAGCCTGATAGTCAGCGTCCAGAATCCTCTGATTATGTTTTCTCTGAAAATTGTAGAGTGATTATTTCACCAGGTTCTGAAGCAGTTGGCCACAGGGCGGATGCTGGTAATAAGATTCCAGATGTTGCTATTATTACCAAAACAGATCAATCTGATGATTCACTTTGTAATCCCTATCAATCCAAGCGAGAACCAACGGGTTCAGAGGCTTCTATGGGAGCAAGAAAAAGGTCTTCTGAACGTGCACATACTTCAGAAGTGGCCAGGGAAATGCTTAAATCAATTAAAGAAGTCACAACCAATTCAACACCTTACCAAAGTAAAGTGGCGGTTTCGGTGGGAAAGTCCACAACTTCAGTCAGTACCTTGTCCAAATTCTCTGACAATCATTTGACCCCAACTGCTCAAAACCATACTATTGACAGTAAGAAGAAGGATTTGTCTGAAAGCACTGCTGAAACTACTAAAGACAATTCAGCTAATGATTTGGAAAGGGATGCCGGAAAATGTGGGAGACCGAGGAAGTTTGTGAAAGAATCTTCAAGGTTGAACCCTCCATCAGAAACATCACAGTTAACTAAGTTGTCACAGACTTTAGATTCGAAGAAAATATCATCTGATTCAAAGGAATTCACCACTCATTCTTCTTCTAAAGTACCGTTGATATCTAAGGTAAAAGCTGCCCCAGGATCTGTGGAATGTGCCCATACACCACATGGTGATGGTGCCACAAACCTGCAGAGTAAAGCTGCCGGTTCATTTGTACCTGGCAAAGCTGACAAGTTTTATCATTCTGGTAGTCATCCATCTTCCAGAGGAAATGTGGCTTCCGTGGCTGCTCCATCATCTTCAAATGTTCCTGCTGCCTTGAGTGATGAAGAG CTTGCTTTTCTGTTACATCAAGAACTAAATAGCTCCCCTCGAGTTCCCAGAGTCCCACGCATGCGTCATGCTGGCAGTTTACCTCAGCTAGCATCTCCAACTGCAACAAGCATGCTGATGAAGCGAACATCTAGCAGTGGTTGGAAAGATCATGGCATG TCTTCTAGGAGAAAAGTCAAGGATTTTTCTAGGGATGGTTCACATCACAGCCAAGAGAGAGACAATGAAGCTAAGAAGATGGACCGAAAACCTTCTTCACCTGAAAGCAGGAGGCGAGATACTGGATGCAGCCTTGATCGGCTTTCTAGAAGAGATATAAATGGTGGTTCAGATAAGGGAGTGCACTCTATGAAGATGAGAAAAGTAAGCAGCTCTTTATCATCTTCCAGCGATGCTCATGGACACGATTTATCATCCAGTCACCCCTCATCTAGGAATTCCTCTGATGATGATCCACGGATGCTTGGTCATCCAACCAATCGTACTTTACCAG GTTTGATTGCTGAGATTATGAGTGAAGGAAAGCGCATGACTTATGAAGAACTGTGCAATGCTGTTCTTCCG CATTGGCCACACTTGAGGAAGCACAATGGAGAGCGTTATGCATATTCTAGTCACTCACAGGCTGTTCTTGATTGCTTGAGGAACAGAAGCGAATGGGCTCGTTTGGTTGATCGTGGTCCCAAA ACTAGTGGAAGTAGAAAGCGACGCAAGCTTGACACCGATTCAGTGAGTGTCGAGTCAGAGGATAATGAAGACAGCAGAAGCAAGGATGCTGGGAGCAGGAGTTTTGAATCTCAGCAAGAAGAGTTCCCTAAGGGTAAGAGAAAAGCCAGAACACGTGGACGATTGGCTTTAGCAGGAAGAGGTATCGTTAGAGGGAGACAGAGGGCTGATGTTGTCAGTGACGATGAAAGTGAATCCTTTTCTAATTCTAGTGAAGATAGTGTGTCCAGTGAAGAAGAGATACAGGGTGGTGGGACACCTGTAGTTGGGAACGAGGCCTCTGCTAGCTCGGAGGAGGTCCAATAG